Proteins found in one Lysinibacillus fusiformis genomic segment:
- a CDS encoding ABC-2 transporter permease, with protein MLNLIKRDVILQKRQLVIFIPFILVFIIMGAHPALIFLVASIFIPFNTYAYDEKVETNILLNSLPYTRTEIIASRYLGAIVYMILSIGVTSLALFAFNKHFTMADIAIGSGLFLLFAALTFPLFQVFKQGYITTVILISFILLTWISRPVALYMNEHLTAIIDFIDHTSVTVLYIGAALLILAIYSISWGITNIIYQRKAF; from the coding sequence ATGCTTAACTTAATCAAACGCGATGTCATACTACAGAAAAGGCAGCTAGTAATCTTTATTCCTTTTATCTTAGTCTTTATTATTATGGGGGCACATCCAGCTTTAATTTTTCTAGTTGCCAGTATTTTTATTCCCTTTAACACATATGCATATGATGAAAAAGTAGAGACAAATATATTATTAAATTCCTTACCTTACACACGTACGGAGATTATCGCATCACGCTATCTTGGTGCAATTGTATATATGATTTTATCCATTGGGGTGACAAGTTTAGCGTTATTTGCTTTCAATAAACATTTTACGATGGCAGATATTGCGATTGGTAGCGGCTTATTCTTATTATTTGCTGCGCTTACTTTCCCATTATTTCAGGTATTTAAACAGGGCTATATTACAACTGTTATACTGATTAGCTTTATCCTCTTAACATGGATTTCACGACCTGTTGCATTGTATATGAATGAACACTTAACAGCAATCATTGATTTTATAGATCATACATCTGTCACGGTTTTATATATAGGAGCGGCACTTTTAATTTTGGCAATCTATAGTATTTCTTGGGGGATTACCAATATTATTTACCAACGAAAAGCGTTTTGA
- a CDS encoding cation diffusion facilitator family transporter, producing MEAERYNNLKLGERGAIISIIAYIVLSIVKVGIGYMSGSEALKADGLNNTTDIIASIAVLIGLKLSQKPADHDHRYGHWKSETIASMVASFIMMAVGIQVLVGAFISIFQGGKESPDMVAAYVGLGSTLVMYFVYRYNKKLAEKINSKAVMAAAKDNLSDAWVSIGTAVGILGSQLHMPWLDTVTAIIVGFIICKTAWEIFKDASHELSDGFDEKILQTYKEIILKIDGVKGLKEIRGRNYGNNEVIDVVILVDAKLDITKAHDVASVVEKNMVEKQGVYEVHVHVEPKEA from the coding sequence TTGGAAGCAGAAAGATATAATAACCTTAAATTAGGTGAACGTGGCGCCATCATCAGTATTATTGCCTATATAGTTTTATCCATCGTGAAAGTTGGAATTGGTTACATGAGTGGTTCAGAGGCTTTAAAGGCGGATGGATTAAATAATACAACAGATATAATTGCCTCTATTGCAGTACTGATTGGACTAAAGCTTTCACAAAAACCTGCAGATCATGATCATCGATATGGGCATTGGAAAAGTGAAACCATTGCATCGATGGTCGCTTCATTTATAATGATGGCAGTTGGTATTCAAGTATTAGTGGGTGCTTTTATTTCAATTTTTCAAGGTGGAAAAGAATCGCCAGATATGGTTGCAGCCTATGTGGGATTAGGATCGACATTGGTGATGTATTTTGTCTATCGCTATAACAAAAAATTGGCAGAAAAGATCAACAGTAAAGCCGTTATGGCAGCTGCTAAGGATAATTTGTCAGACGCTTGGGTAAGTATTGGAACCGCTGTAGGTATTTTGGGATCACAACTACATATGCCATGGTTAGATACGGTAACAGCTATTATTGTAGGTTTCATCATTTGTAAAACAGCTTGGGAGATTTTTAAAGATGCTTCTCATGAACTTTCTGATGGATTTGATGAGAAAATTCTTCAAACATACAAAGAAATTATTTTAAAAATAGATGGCGTTAAAGGGTTGAAAGAAATCAGAGGAAGAAATTATGGTAATAACGAGGTAATCGATGTCGTTATTCTTGTAGATGCAAAGCTAGATATCACGAAAGCTCACGATGTCGCTTCTGTTGTTGAAAAAAATATGGTTGAAAAGCAAGGGGTTTATGAAGTGCATGTCCATGTTGAACCTAAGGAGGCATAA
- a CDS encoding SDR family oxidoreductase, with the protein MSKMQHKIAIITGASHPRDIGTAICRRLAADGVSIFFTHWHADRNWIGEFKQEILSMGVSCEEMTIDLSDSQSAQTIRQTAVEQLGVPSILVNNAAHSAQDGYLVLDAQTLDEHYAVNMRSTFLLCVEFARLFEKANLISGRIINMTSGQDLGPMMGELAYVATKGAISAFTRSLAQELAPLGITVNAVNPGPTDSTWMNDEIRGYLLPKFPMGRLGTPEDVAKVIGFLASDEATWITGQIIHSEGGFLRG; encoded by the coding sequence ATGAGTAAAATGCAGCATAAAATAGCGATCATTACAGGTGCAAGCCACCCACGAGATATTGGCACAGCTATTTGTAGAAGATTAGCTGCGGATGGTGTCAGTATTTTTTTTACACACTGGCATGCTGATCGTAATTGGATTGGCGAATTCAAACAGGAGATTTTGAGTATGGGTGTTTCTTGTGAAGAAATGACGATTGATTTATCAGATTCACAGTCAGCCCAAACGATACGCCAAACGGCCGTCGAACAACTGGGCGTACCTTCCATTTTAGTAAATAATGCTGCCCATTCAGCACAGGATGGCTATCTAGTGTTAGATGCTCAAACATTAGACGAACATTACGCGGTGAATATGAGGTCCACCTTTCTTCTTTGTGTGGAATTTGCCCGTCTTTTTGAAAAAGCTAACTTAATCTCAGGGAGAATCATTAATATGACATCTGGTCAAGATTTAGGTCCTATGATGGGAGAGCTAGCCTATGTAGCAACAAAAGGGGCAATTTCAGCCTTTACTAGATCATTAGCACAGGAGCTAGCACCGCTAGGCATTACCGTAAATGCTGTCAATCCGGGACCAACAGATTCTACATGGATGAATGATGAAATTAGAGGTTATTTATTACCTAAATTTCCAATGGGTCGACTCGGAACGCCAGAGGATGTGGCCAAAGTGATTGGCTTTCTAGCTAGTGATGAAGCTACATGGATAACTGGACAAATAATCCACTCAGAAGGCGGATTTCTGCGAGGATAG
- a CDS encoding IclR family transcriptional regulator, which produces MSAEKTLEIIDLFNYETRELSVQQIAILLNSPQSSVYRHLKILKEKGYVVETSLGNYKLGYRFLQLAKYVKSDINLSSIAFPVMKNLSTKLGETIILTIPTEYSAVCLEVVTPDKAIKVASEQGKILPLHAGASTKTLLAYMPDDTLEQLSKRGLLHKYTETTKTSVEEIQEDMKVTREKGYSYSDSEVDEGVIAYGVPIHDMDNHLIAALSIAGPSERMKEVEEQKIIEQLFDAKEEIEHYF; this is translated from the coding sequence ATGAGTGCAGAAAAAACATTAGAAATCATTGATCTGTTCAATTACGAAACAAGGGAATTATCAGTGCAGCAGATAGCAATATTATTAAACAGCCCACAAAGTTCTGTTTATAGGCATTTGAAAATTCTAAAAGAAAAAGGATATGTTGTTGAAACAAGCCTAGGTAATTACAAGTTAGGCTATCGTTTTCTCCAGCTGGCCAAGTATGTGAAAAGCGATATTAATTTATCATCTATTGCATTTCCTGTAATGAAAAATCTATCTACCAAGTTAGGTGAAACGATTATTTTGACGATTCCTACAGAATATTCGGCGGTCTGTTTGGAAGTTGTTACACCAGATAAAGCAATAAAAGTAGCATCTGAACAGGGGAAGATCCTGCCGCTACATGCAGGTGCTTCTACAAAAACATTACTGGCGTATATGCCAGACGATACATTAGAGCAATTAAGCAAACGAGGATTGCTACATAAATATACAGAAACAACAAAAACCTCTGTAGAAGAAATTCAAGAAGATATGAAGGTTACTAGAGAGAAAGGGTATTCGTATTCTGATTCTGAAGTAGATGAAGGGGTAATCGCGTATGGTGTACCAATACATGATATGGATAATCACTTAATCGCAGCTTTAAGTATTGCTGGACCTTCCGAGCGAATGAAGGAAGTAGAGGAGCAAAAAATAATTGAACAACTTTTTGATGCAAAAGAAGAAATTGAACATTATTTTTAA
- a CDS encoding TetR/AcrR family transcriptional regulator, whose product MSIKNKTTNQKEMSFIEKARRTQIIECAIETIAEVGYAQASLGQIAKRAQISKGVISYHFANKGELLEQVIYDYYMACQAYTAPLIENQPSPIEMLSVYIESNLRFIDENRQHVFAVIEIVSNERTADGKLRFAADHDDTIFLPIENILTLGMHEGVFREFTQLSTRVMALAIRNSIDGFTIELMRNPQLNVQEYTRELITIFDKSTKK is encoded by the coding sequence ATGAGTATAAAAAATAAAACAACTAACCAAAAAGAAATGTCATTTATTGAAAAAGCTCGTAGAACTCAAATTATAGAATGTGCCATTGAAACCATTGCAGAAGTCGGTTACGCTCAAGCTTCTTTAGGTCAAATTGCAAAACGTGCACAAATCAGTAAGGGCGTTATTTCCTATCACTTTGCAAACAAGGGGGAATTATTAGAGCAAGTAATTTACGATTACTACATGGCATGTCAAGCCTATACGGCACCTCTAATAGAAAATCAACCATCTCCTATAGAAATGCTTAGCGTGTATATTGAATCAAACCTGAGATTCATAGATGAAAATAGGCAACATGTTTTCGCTGTCATTGAAATTGTTTCTAATGAAAGAACTGCTGATGGCAAACTTCGATTTGCGGCGGACCATGATGATACTATTTTTCTTCCCATTGAAAACATACTCACACTAGGAATGCACGAGGGTGTTTTCCGAGAATTCACCCAATTGTCTACGAGAGTAATGGCGTTAGCTATAAGAAATTCCATTGATGGGTTCACCATTGAATTAATGAGAAATCCTCAACTAAATGTTCAGGAATATACAAGGGAACTGATTACAATCTTCGATAAATCAACTAAAAAATAA
- a CDS encoding ABC transporter ATP-binding protein translates to MENVVELKNVTKKFKGFSVNNIDLQVKRGFVTGFIGANGAGKSTTIKTMMNLLKPDTGEVKLFGLDYKTHEKAIKERIGFVYDGNIFFEGLNLKDIKRIVAPAYKRWDDTLFYQYVEQFELPLNKAIKTFSKGMQMKASLAIALSHHAELIIMDEPTAGLDPIFRRELLDLLQELMVDSNRTIFFSTHITTDLDRIADYIAFIQKGELVFNQSIHDVAENYGLVKGQLELLDRDTEKAFVHVHRATTGFEALTDNIKAAKNIFGDTVIIERASLEDIMYYFKGGIHHA, encoded by the coding sequence ATGGAAAATGTGGTTGAATTAAAAAATGTAACGAAGAAGTTCAAAGGTTTTTCTGTAAATAATATTGATTTACAAGTGAAGCGAGGCTTTGTTACGGGATTCATTGGAGCAAATGGCGCGGGTAAGTCGACAACGATAAAAACGATGATGAATCTATTAAAACCAGATACCGGAGAAGTGAAGCTTTTCGGATTGGACTACAAGACGCATGAGAAGGCGATTAAGGAGCGCATTGGGTTTGTATACGATGGCAATATCTTTTTTGAAGGGCTGAACTTAAAAGATATAAAACGCATAGTTGCACCTGCTTACAAACGCTGGGATGACACATTATTTTATCAATATGTTGAACAATTCGAATTACCACTAAACAAAGCGATAAAAACTTTTTCAAAAGGGATGCAAATGAAGGCATCATTGGCGATAGCACTCTCACATCACGCAGAGCTGATCATTATGGATGAGCCAACAGCAGGATTAGATCCCATTTTTAGACGGGAGCTGTTAGATCTATTACAGGAATTAATGGTGGATAGTAATCGCACCATCTTCTTCTCTACGCACATTACAACTGATTTAGATCGTATCGCAGATTATATAGCCTTTATACAGAAAGGGGAATTAGTATTTAATCAGTCTATTCACGATGTAGCTGAAAACTATGGACTCGTCAAAGGCCAATTGGAGCTTCTGGATAGAGATACTGAAAAGGCATTTGTTCATGTTCATCGTGCAACAACAGGATTTGAAGCATTAACGGATAATATCAAGGCAGCAAAAAATATTTTCGGAGACACCGTTATTATTGAACGTGCCTCTCTGGAAGATATCATGTATTACTTTAAAGGAGGCATCCATCATGCTTAA
- a CDS encoding S-layer homology domain-containing protein gives MQKNTIKGFFLGFTTAMVLGAATVTVGAASGTFKDVKAGAWYEDAVLWAQEKGIVSGYPDGTFKPNSNVTRAELTGVVQNLAEGGYIDADLDRVDQYEAIKIGKTTKEDLIRMFGGYSQGSNYGEYYISSIETTVWFNNDGTVRSKGGFSANYPQVTVENLKKLESGMSYEQVSMILGGKGLTFESKNTNEKTYGWRGTEALNASYAHLVFDKVGDGLSLALDRSNIIYPKTNIE, from the coding sequence ATGCAAAAGAACACAATCAAAGGCTTTTTTTTAGGATTTACAACAGCAATGGTATTAGGGGCTGCCACAGTAACAGTAGGTGCTGCGAGTGGAACATTTAAGGATGTCAAAGCTGGTGCGTGGTACGAAGATGCCGTTCTTTGGGCACAAGAAAAGGGAATTGTTAGTGGTTATCCAGATGGGACGTTTAAACCAAATAGCAATGTCACACGCGCTGAATTAACAGGTGTTGTTCAAAACCTGGCCGAAGGGGGTTATATTGATGCGGATTTAGATCGGGTGGATCAGTATGAAGCAATCAAAATTGGAAAAACAACCAAAGAGGATTTGATTAGGATGTTTGGAGGATATAGTCAAGGCTCTAACTATGGTGAATATTATATTTCTTCAATAGAAACAACAGTATGGTTTAACAATGACGGCACAGTAAGGTCTAAGGGTGGGTTTAGTGCAAATTACCCTCAAGTAACAGTAGAGAACTTAAAAAAGTTAGAATCGGGTATGAGCTATGAACAAGTTAGTATGATCCTAGGAGGAAAAGGTTTAACGTTTGAATCAAAAAATACGAATGAAAAAACGTATGGTTGGCGTGGAACGGAAGCTCTAAATGCTTCATATGCTCATTTAGTTTTCGATAAGGTCGGAGATGGATTATCTTTAGCACTTGATCGGAGTAATATTATATACCCAAAAACTAACATTGAATAA
- a CDS encoding DUF6713 family protein, protein MPDLLLILFLLNFSLFLLHEMDAIRHSEWRLFIILKDMEDSKAYKVFTFIHLFLYVSILSLLFSQYQTIIFWVLDLFFIIHAILHFIFERHPRNEFKNRFSRAIIYPIGFLAVIHLVFLFNISI, encoded by the coding sequence ATGCCTGATTTATTACTCATCCTTTTTTTATTGAACTTTTCATTATTTCTTTTGCACGAAATGGATGCTATAAGACATTCTGAGTGGCGATTGTTTATAATACTTAAAGATATGGAAGATTCAAAGGCTTATAAAGTATTCACTTTTATTCACCTGTTTCTTTACGTATCAATCCTTTCCTTACTTTTCAGTCAGTATCAAACCATTATTTTTTGGGTTCTTGATTTATTCTTTATCATTCATGCAATCTTGCACTTCATTTTTGAACGACATCCTCGAAATGAATTTAAAAATAGGTTTTCAAGAGCCATTATTTATCCAATAGGATTCCTTGCTGTAATACATTTAGTATTTTTATTTAATATTTCGATTTAA
- a CDS encoding GntR family transcriptional regulator produces MQIIISNSSKEPIYEQITNQIKSLILAGELQEGTAIPSMRNLAKDLQISVITTKRAYEELEKAGFIYSIVGKGSFVAEQNLEVIREKKLKVIEEQLSAVITNSREMGLSLEELQELLKILYEE; encoded by the coding sequence ATGCAAATCATTATTTCGAACAGTTCAAAGGAGCCAATTTATGAACAGATTACGAATCAAATTAAATCACTTATTTTAGCAGGTGAACTACAGGAGGGGACAGCAATACCTTCTATGCGCAACCTCGCAAAGGATTTACAAATTAGTGTGATAACGACGAAACGGGCCTATGAGGAATTAGAGAAGGCGGGCTTTATCTATTCCATTGTCGGCAAAGGATCTTTTGTTGCAGAGCAAAATTTAGAGGTTATAAGAGAAAAGAAGCTGAAGGTTATTGAGGAACAGCTGAGCGCGGTCATAACGAATAGCAGAGAAATGGGCCTGTCACTTGAGGAGTTACAGGAATTATTGAAGATTCTATACGAGGAGTGA
- a CDS encoding DUF2197 domain-containing protein, whose amino-acid sequence MNYYEVICSSCRNKFRVYEGSLRFRQLKERTDKIFRCEECYSKIRMDAIKNFFR is encoded by the coding sequence ATGAACTACTATGAGGTAATTTGCTCTAGTTGTAGAAATAAATTCAGAGTATATGAGGGGTCACTGAGATTCAGACAGTTAAAGGAAAGAACAGATAAGATTTTTCGTTGCGAAGAGTGTTATAGTAAAATTCGTATGGATGCCATTAAAAATTTCTTTAGATAG
- a CDS encoding copper amine oxidase N-terminal domain-containing protein, which produces MKRLVVCCLIVVIATCHFGTANSTVYASENDNQIYNGKVVNGRLYVPIRAVGEKIKAQVSWDATTKTATLIKGKKVIKMTLGSKILKVNNEQRQMDVSLLLENGSIFLPIRFIGDALEYKTTWTQYNRVAGLYSEEEQFGVVVYAQPLYYEDGYKLLDEAIAKVKNISTVAQKRQYLKPYFTDEMINLIIMRNLTFTDMSQEYNSYSYSYPKETNMKISREVSVPGKFGRLVQDALLTKRNNQWVVGSLTEGFYQFMP; this is translated from the coding sequence ATGAAAAGATTAGTAGTTTGTTGTTTAATAGTAGTTATTGCAACATGCCACTTCGGTACAGCGAATAGTACTGTATATGCAAGTGAAAATGATAATCAGATTTATAATGGTAAAGTGGTAAACGGAAGACTTTACGTACCTATTCGAGCTGTAGGTGAAAAGATAAAGGCGCAAGTAAGCTGGGATGCGACAACGAAAACAGCCACTTTAATTAAAGGTAAGAAAGTGATCAAAATGACACTTGGCTCCAAGATCCTAAAAGTGAATAATGAGCAACGACAAATGGATGTATCGTTACTTTTGGAAAATGGAAGCATTTTTTTACCAATCAGATTTATCGGCGATGCGCTAGAGTACAAAACTACATGGACTCAATATAACCGGGTTGCAGGCCTATATTCTGAAGAGGAGCAGTTTGGTGTCGTTGTATATGCTCAACCACTGTACTATGAGGATGGCTATAAGCTGCTGGATGAAGCCATTGCTAAAGTAAAAAATATTTCAACTGTCGCTCAAAAAAGACAGTATTTAAAGCCATACTTCACAGATGAAATGATTAATTTAATTATTATGAGAAACTTGACCTTTACGGATATGTCCCAAGAATATAATTCTTATTCTTACTCTTATCCAAAAGAAACGAATATGAAAATCAGTCGTGAGGTTTCTGTACCTGGAAAGTTTGGACGGTTGGTACAAGATGCTTTACTTACAAAGAGAAATAATCAATGGGTAGTGGGTTCTCTTACAGAAGGTTTTTATCAATTTATGCCATAG
- a CDS encoding GNAT family N-acetyltransferase, whose translation MEKLKKVELKHFSSEYMKELNTFVLTEEQKQFSALPSKFEEINEGQHRIVILSENTPVGFFLLNSNERVKKYSNNINAMLLSALSINHMEQGKGYAKQGMTLLVEFVKTEFPNCDEIVLVVDKDNIPAQKLYVKVGFEDTNERLIGRIGEEIIMRQIIK comes from the coding sequence ATGGAAAAACTGAAAAAGGTTGAATTAAAGCATTTTTCAAGTGAATATATGAAAGAATTGAACACTTTTGTACTTACTGAAGAACAAAAACAATTTTCTGCACTGCCAAGCAAATTTGAGGAAATTAATGAAGGACAGCATCGTATTGTAATTTTAAGTGAAAATACACCTGTAGGTTTCTTTCTCCTAAATTCAAATGAACGAGTTAAGAAATACTCTAATAATATAAATGCGATGCTATTATCTGCATTATCAATTAATCATATGGAGCAAGGGAAGGGCTACGCAAAACAAGGCATGACATTACTAGTAGAGTTTGTTAAAACAGAATTCCCTAACTGTGATGAAATTGTTTTAGTTGTTGACAAAGATAATATACCAGCGCAGAAACTATATGTAAAAGTAGGGTTTGAAGATACGAATGAGAGGCTAATAGGACGTATCGGTGAAGAAATTATCATGAGACAAATAATAAAATAA
- a CDS encoding cold-shock protein, with translation MTQGTVKWFNAEKGFGFIEVEGGQDVFAHFSAIQGEGFKSLEEGQKVEFTVEEGQRGPQAANIVKL, from the coding sequence ATGACACAAGGTACAGTAAAATGGTTTAACGCAGAAAAAGGTTTTGGTTTCATCGAAGTAGAAGGCGGACAAGACGTATTCGCTCACTTCTCAGCTATCCAAGGTGAAGGTTTCAAATCACTTGAAGAAGGTCAAAAAGTTGAATTCACAGTAGAAGAAGGTCAACGCGGACCACAAGCTGCTAACATCGTTAAACTTTAA
- a CDS encoding YfzA family protein: protein MGRWILDSRFFTEWITPYSFPFFNMAISIHVIAILIAALGGIISTIFSKK from the coding sequence ATGGGAAGATGGATTTTGGATTCGAGGTTCTTCACCGAATGGATTACCCCTTACTCCTTTCCATTTTTTAATATGGCCATCTCAATTCATGTTATTGCGATACTGATTGCAGCACTAGGGGGCATTATTTCAACTATATTCTCAAAAAAATAA
- a CDS encoding DMT family transporter, which yields MFAILLAIGIGAIFAGQTAINAQLRKFVISPLLASMISFAVGVIFLTITLLSSGSSLGIPLDLFLNQPIYIWLGGIGGAIAITTNILLFPKLGSVQTAILPILGMTLMSMLIDHYGWFNSIQYSFGWNRIFGLLLVLLGVFLATAIRSKKNGQVSPLTNKESMLKQWIWRIVGILAGMLLAIQIAINGQLGKVLHSASHAALVSFFVGTITLIIIVGLMDRSYTNIKEPFKHSAPWWIWIGGILGGSYVLINVFLVNQIGNGQTVVLVLFGQITGSLLVEQFGLFNSIKNRMEPLQIIGLMVMIAGVFLIRIF from the coding sequence ATGTTTGCAATACTTTTGGCTATAGGTATTGGAGCTATTTTTGCTGGGCAAACAGCCATTAATGCTCAATTAAGAAAGTTTGTGATTTCTCCACTTTTAGCTTCAATGATTTCATTCGCTGTTGGCGTCATCTTCTTAACGATTACATTATTAAGTAGTGGTTCTTCATTGGGTATTCCATTAGATTTATTCTTGAACCAGCCTATCTATATATGGTTGGGAGGAATTGGTGGCGCTATTGCAATAACTACCAACATTCTTTTGTTTCCTAAATTGGGAAGTGTGCAGACAGCCATACTACCAATTTTGGGAATGACTCTGATGAGTATGTTAATCGATCATTATGGTTGGTTTAATTCAATACAATATTCTTTTGGATGGAATCGAATCTTTGGCCTATTACTAGTCTTACTAGGTGTCTTTTTAGCGACAGCTATACGCAGCAAGAAAAATGGCCAGGTTTCTCCCCTAACAAATAAGGAAAGCATGTTGAAACAATGGATTTGGCGCATAGTAGGTATATTAGCAGGAATGTTACTAGCTATCCAAATTGCTATTAATGGACAATTAGGGAAAGTTCTTCACTCTGCTTCCCATGCTGCCCTTGTTTCATTCTTTGTTGGTACTATTACGTTGATTATAATTGTTGGGTTAATGGATCGCTCTTACACAAATATTAAAGAGCCTTTTAAACACTCTGCTCCTTGGTGGATATGGATTGGAGGGATCTTAGGAGGATCTTATGTACTAATCAATGTATTTCTCGTCAATCAAATTGGAAATGGACAAACTGTAGTCCTTGTTTTATTTGGTCAAATCACAGGTAGCCTGTTGGTAGAGCAATTCGGATTGTTTAACTCGATAAAAAATCGAATGGAACCATTACAAATAATTGGTTTAATGGTAATGATAGCTGGTGTATTTTTAATTAGGATATTTTAA